The genomic region GAGAAAATAGTTTCATGAACTTGCCCGCAATTCTCCAAGATACCTGACAAAATGAATAGTCCAGCGCGCTGCGGCTGATGCAGCTGTTTGACCAACCTTACGGTAAGCATTGCCAGGGTTTACTTGAGTGCGATTACTCCCTGCACGAAATACGATATGCGGAGTTCCCAATTGATGACAAACCTGAGCAATGGCTGCGCTCTCCATCTCCATGATATCAGGATCGAGCTTCTTTTTCATATCATTAATTTTGGCCTGAGATACGCCAAACAGGTCGCTTGCTGAGACGACTCCGGTTAAGACTTTAGGTGAATAGGTCTCCTTATCAACGGTCACTGATTCCGGTTCGTAGGATTTTATAGCACGCTTGGCTAATTTGAACAGGTTCGGATCTGGTGGGTAAGCCCAATGAGTCATTTGGTCGGGAAGGGGCCCGCGCACTTTTCGATAGATCATCCCTTTAGCAGTTAGGGTGCCTGCTGCATGGTGAATCGTTTTATTGGAAATAACGGTATCTCCGGTCCGAATGCGTGGGTTGAAACGAGAAC from Verrucomicrobiota bacterium harbors:
- the mtnN gene encoding 5'-methylthioadenosine/S-adenosylhomocysteine nucleosidase produces the protein MLRNVSSLTLILGAMPSEIRVIKERLTNKSDGNLECFPYTKGKIGKQKVVVGVTGVGVTNGAMVAALFIHHFKPNELIVSGTGSRFNPRIRTGDTVISNKTIHHAAGTLTAKGMIYRKVRGPLPDQMTHWAYPPDPNLFKLAKRAIKSYEPESVTVDKETYSPKVLTGVVSASDLFGVSQAKINDMKKKLDPDIMEMESAAIAQVCHQLGTPHIVFRAGSNRTQVNPGNAYRKVGQTAASAAARWTIHFVRYLGELRASS